One genomic region from Rosa rugosa chromosome 1, drRosRugo1.1, whole genome shotgun sequence encodes:
- the LOC133722721 gene encoding E3 ubiquitin-protein ligase WAVH1-like, protein MLFFHFAKIPKSETETRNQKMVTGWRRAFCTSIPKDRHTKVVTEKQQQQCENTNNQSPKITNKFGFFSSSSSNPSTPRLQSQPVSTPSLRCRTTAATAPSTPNSSLPNSPKLQCNVPPTTTTPKKISYSPRLFHRSNPSSPKSPSSFSLLKSTLRLNRSRCGICLQSVKSGQGTAIFTAECSHSFHYPCVATHVKKQPLMLCPVCNATWKELPLLETLTPRANTKPESKLRDVKTKPLRVYNDDEPLMSPTSSGARFNPIPESDENEEENDAVEFQGFFVNPDRNNVCSGNRKSVEFSLLPESAVVAVGRSYETYAVVLKVKAPQLVEGRTTSSRRAPIDLVTVVDVSANTSRARIQATKRALRLIISSLSDADRLSIVAFSSTSKRLLPLRRMTSAGRRSARRIVDALCGVGQGMCVNDALKKAAKVLQDRRERNPVASIMLLSDGGVSANQKRSSPVVSSTRFPHLDIPVHTVGLTETTDDAFAKCVGGLLSVVVKDVKLQLSVVTGSANAEIAAVYCLTGRPTALGSDSIRLGDLYAGEERELLVELKVPVNSGGSHTQNAMMSVRSTCRDPSSNELVYSKERALLVPRSQAVRSSSTSSSNPNIQRLRNLHVTARAVAESRRFLERNDFSGAYHLLTSARALLLQSSSASAEEFLRGLEAELAELHRGRQHQSVAQRQRGNGHVEEKPEPLTPTSAWRAAERLAKVAIMRKSMNRVSDLHGFENARF, encoded by the exons ATGCTCTTCTTCCATTTTGCTAAAATCCCAAAATCAGAAACAGAGACAAGGAATCAAAAAATGGTGACTGGGTGGAGAAGGGCCTTCTGCACATCTATCCCTAAAGACAGACACACCAAAGTTGTAACAGAGAAGCAGCAGCAACAATGTGAAAACACCAATAACCAAAGCCCCAAAATCACCAACAAATTCGGTTTCTTCTCATCTTCCTCCTCAAACCCATCCACGCCTCGCCTTCAATCCCAGCCGGTCTCGACTCCAAGCCTCCGCTGCCGAACCACCGCGGCCACAGCACCCAGCACCCCCAATTCTTCCCTCCCCAACAGCCCAAAACTGCAATGCAACGTCCCTCCCACCACCACAACCCCAAAAAAAATCAGCTACAGCCCCAGACTGTTCCACCGATCCAACCCCTCCTCCCCGAAATCGCCTTCCAGCTTCTCCCTCCTCAAATCCACCCTCCGCCTCAACAGA AGTAGATGCGGAATCTGCTTGCAGAGCGTGAAAAGTGGTCAAGGTACGGCCATTTTCACAGCCGAGTGCTCCCACTCCTTTCACTATCCTTGCGTCGCCACCCATGTCAAGAAGCAACCTCTCATGCTCTGCCCCGTCTGCAACGCCACCTGGAAGGAGCTGCCTCTCCTCGAAACTCTCACTCCTCGCGCCAATACCAAGCCCGAGTCCAAGCTCAGAGACGTCAAGACCAAGCCCTTGAGGGTTTACAACGACGACGAGCCGCTCATGTCGCCGACGTCGTCCGGCGCCAGGTTCAATCCGATTCCCGAGTCCGACGAAAACGAGGAGGAAAACGACGCCGTTGAGTTCCAGGGCTTCTTTGTCAATCCTGATAGGAATAATGTCTGTTCCGGGAATCGGAAGAGTGTGGAGTTTAGTTTGCTGCCTGAATCGGCGGTGGTGGCGGTTGGGAGGAGCTACGAGACTTACGCCGTCGTGTTGAAAGTCAAAGCTCCGCAGCTTGTGGAAGGTAGAACGACGTCGTCGCGAAGGGCGCCGATTGACTTGGTGACGGTGGTCGACGTCAGCGCCAATACCAGCCGCGCCAGGATTCAGGCCACCAAACGCGCGTTGCGGTTGATAATTTCTTCTCTCTCCGACGCCGACAGGCTCTCCATCGTGGCGTTCTCGTCCACCTCCAAGAGGCTGCTGCCGTTGCGGAGGATGACGTCGGCCGGCCGGAGATCGGCGCGTCGGATAGTCGACGCGCTCTGCGGCGTTGGCCAGGGGATGTGTGTCAACGACGCGCTCAAGAAGGCGGCGAAGGTGTTGCAAGACCGCCGGGAGAGGAACCCCGTCGCTAGCATTATGCTGCTCTCGGACGGCGGTGTTTCCGCCAATCAGAAGCGCTCCTCCCCGGTCGTGTCCTCCACGCGCTTCCCCCACCTCGACATCCCCGTCCACACCGTCGGATTAACCGAGACTACCGACGACGCGTTCGCCAAGTGCGTGGGGGGTTTGCTAAGCGTGGTGGTGAAAGACGTCAAGCTCCAGCTCAGCGTCGTAACCGGTTCAGCCAACGCCGAGATCGCGGCGGTTTATTGCCTCACGGGCCGGCCCACGGCTCTCGGATCCGATTCGATCCGGCTCGGCGACCTCTACGCCGGAGAAGAGCGAGAGCTGCTCGTCGAGTTGAAAGTCCCGGTCAATTCCGGCGGGTCCCACACCCAAAACGCGATGATGTCCGTACGGTCCACCTGCAGAGACCCGTCGTCGAATGAGCTCGTATATTCCAAAGAGCGGGCCCTCCTCGTACCGCGCTCGCAAGCCGTCCGATCGTCTTCTACCTCTTCCTCCAACCCCAACATCCAACGGCTGCGAAATCTCCACGTCACGGCTCGAGCCGTGGCCGAGTCGCGCCGGTTCTTGGAGCGAAACGACTTCTCAGGCGCCTATCACTTGCTGACTTCGGCTCGAGCTCTGCTGCTCCAGTCGAGCTCGGCTTCGGCGGAGGAGTTCCTGCGCGGCTTGGAGGCTGAGCTGGCGGAGCTGCACCGTGGAAGGCAGCACCAGAGTGTGGCCCAGAGGCAGAGAGGGAACGGGCACGTGGAGGAGAAGCCCGAGCCGCTGACGCCGACCTCGGCTTGGCGCGCCGCCGAGAGATTGGCTAAGGTGGCTATAATGAGGAAGTCCATGAACAGAGTCAGCGACTTACACGGCTTCGAAAACGCCAGATTTTAG